The following coding sequences are from one Mesorhizobium onobrychidis window:
- the frr gene encoding ribosome recycling factor, whose translation MSAEYDDLKRRMDGAIAAFKHDLASLRTGRASSNLLDAIQVQAYGTTMPINQVANVSVPEPRMISVSVWDKSMVGAVDRAIRESNLGFNPIVDGTNLRIPLPELNEQRRKELVKISHGYAENARIAVRHVRRDGMEFLKKAEKDGDISEDDHRKRSDQVQKLTDEMIGTIDHLLSDKEAEIMQV comes from the coding sequence ATGAGTGCCGAATACGATGATCTCAAACGGCGCATGGACGGGGCGATCGCGGCGTTCAAGCACGATCTGGCTTCGCTGCGCACCGGCCGCGCTTCGAGCAACCTGCTCGACGCGATCCAGGTGCAGGCCTACGGCACCACCATGCCGATCAACCAGGTGGCAAACGTGTCGGTGCCGGAGCCGCGCATGATTTCGGTTTCGGTTTGGGACAAGTCGATGGTCGGTGCGGTCGATCGCGCCATCCGTGAATCCAATCTCGGCTTCAATCCGATCGTCGACGGCACCAATCTCAGAATTCCGCTGCCCGAACTTAACGAACAGCGCCGCAAGGAGCTGGTTAAGATCTCGCATGGCTATGCCGAGAATGCGCGCATCGCCGTGCGCCACGTGCGCCGGGACGGCATGGAGTTTCTCAAAAAGGCGGAAAAGGACGGCGATATCAGCGAGGACGATCATCGCAAGCGGTCCGACCAGGTCCAAAAGCTCACAGACGAGATGATCGGCACCATCGACCATCTGCTTTCCGATAAGGAAGCAGAAATCATGCAGGTTTAA
- a CDS encoding isoprenyl transferase: MTSPAHVAIIMDGNGRWAKARGLPRLAGHRAGVEALRNTVRAAPGLGISFLTVYAFSSENWSRPKSEVSDLMGLLKIFIRRDLAELHQNGVRVRIIGDRAGLQPDIRTLLEEAETLTARNDALTLVIAFNYGGRDEIVRTARKLASAVARGELDSEAITAESFAGSLDTQGIPDPELVIRTSGELRLSNFLLWQAAYSELVFLPCYWPDFSREHLADALRDFASRERRFGGLGAQDVAVTAKG, translated from the coding sequence ATGACAAGCCCCGCGCATGTCGCGATCATCATGGACGGAAACGGACGCTGGGCCAAGGCGCGCGGCCTGCCACGGCTTGCCGGCCATCGTGCCGGCGTCGAGGCGCTGCGCAACACGGTGCGCGCCGCTCCTGGCCTCGGCATCTCCTTCCTGACCGTCTACGCCTTCTCGTCGGAAAACTGGTCGCGGCCGAAGTCCGAAGTCAGCGACCTGATGGGCCTCTTGAAAATCTTCATCCGCCGCGATCTCGCCGAGCTTCACCAAAACGGCGTGCGGGTCAGGATCATCGGCGACAGGGCAGGGCTGCAACCTGATATCAGGACCCTGCTTGAAGAGGCCGAAACGCTCACCGCCCGCAACGACGCGCTGACCCTGGTTATCGCTTTCAACTATGGCGGACGCGACGAGATCGTGCGCACGGCGCGCAAGCTTGCCTCGGCGGTGGCGCGCGGCGAGCTCGACAGCGAGGCGATCACGGCCGAATCCTTTGCAGGCTCTCTCGACACCCAGGGTATTCCAGATCCGGAACTGGTCATCCGCACCAGCGGCGAGCTCAGGCTGTCGAATTTCCTTCTGTGGCAAGCGGCCTATAGCGAGCTTGTCTTCCTGCCTTGTTACTGGCCCGATTTCAGCCGCGAGCATTTGGCCGACGCATTGCGCGACTTTGCCAGTCGCGAGCGCCGTTTCGGCGGGCTTGGCGCTCAAGATGTCGCCGTGACGGCCAAGGGATGA